A stretch of Natronococcus sp. CG52 DNA encodes these proteins:
- the udk gene encoding uridine kinase has protein sequence MSIPSFVIGIAGGTGAGKTTVARTVAETVGEAVTRIPVDNYYEDLSHLDYEERAEVNYDHPSAFEWELLREQLDALLMGQPIEMPQYDFEIHNRKDEHVRVEPSDVIVLEGIFSLFDEQILEMLDLKVYVMTDADVRILRRIERDVVDRGRDLEGVIEQYLETVKPMHEQFVSPTKKNADVIIPEGANRMAVDLLVEKVEAELVPGEPEGDAEHSFPLDVGEERSTRVELESSGRPDD, from the coding sequence ATGAGTATCCCGTCGTTCGTCATCGGCATCGCCGGCGGCACGGGCGCCGGAAAGACGACGGTCGCGCGCACCGTCGCCGAGACGGTCGGCGAGGCCGTCACGCGGATCCCGGTCGACAACTACTACGAGGACCTCTCCCACCTCGACTATGAGGAACGAGCGGAGGTCAACTACGATCATCCCTCGGCGTTCGAGTGGGAGTTGCTCCGCGAACAACTCGACGCGCTTCTCATGGGCCAACCGATCGAGATGCCCCAGTACGACTTCGAGATTCACAACCGGAAGGACGAGCACGTCAGGGTCGAGCCCTCGGACGTGATCGTCCTCGAGGGAATCTTCTCGCTGTTCGACGAGCAGATCCTCGAGATGCTCGACCTCAAGGTGTACGTGATGACCGACGCCGACGTCCGCATCCTGCGGCGGATCGAGCGCGACGTCGTCGACCGCGGGCGCGACCTCGAGGGCGTCATCGAGCAGTACCTCGAGACGGTCAAACCGATGCACGAGCAGTTCGTCTCGCCGACGAAGAAGAACGCGGACGTGATCATCCCCGAGGGCGCGAACCGGATGGCGGTCGACCTGCTGGTCGAGAAGGTCGAAGCGGAACTCGTCCCCGGAGAACCGGAGGGCGACGCGGAGCACTCCTTCCCCCTCGACGTCGGCGAGGAGCGTTCGACGCGCGTCGAACTCGAGTCTTCCGGTAGACCCGACGACTGA
- a CDS encoding DUF1611 domain-containing protein, producing the protein MQIAILAHEKFPDRAKTALGVLRYADYDVAAVLDRDSAGSRVTEFVPDVQDAPIVEGMADVDADVDALLIGIAPIGGGFDESWRDDVRTALENGCDVISGLHYFLEDDEEFVRLADENGCELWDVRKPPEDLTVSQGIADEVDAEVILTVGTDCSVGKMTVSMELARDAREAGYDAAVIPTGQTGIMIEGWGNPVDRVVSDFTAGSVEEMILEKGDEHDFLFVEGQGSIVHPAYSAVTCGILHGSMADQLILCHEADKEAIHGYESFSLPSISSYVDLYEDLAEPVSDATVTAGALNTAHLEDGEARQAVDDYVETLGAPATDVIRFGTDDLLEALLE; encoded by the coding sequence ATGCAGATCGCGATTCTCGCCCACGAGAAGTTTCCGGACCGAGCCAAGACCGCTCTGGGAGTACTGCGCTACGCTGATTACGACGTCGCTGCGGTCCTCGACCGCGACAGCGCCGGCAGCCGGGTCACCGAGTTCGTTCCCGACGTGCAGGACGCGCCGATCGTCGAGGGGATGGCCGACGTCGACGCCGACGTCGACGCCCTGCTGATCGGGATCGCGCCGATCGGCGGCGGCTTCGACGAGAGCTGGCGCGACGACGTCCGGACGGCCCTCGAGAACGGCTGCGACGTGATTTCGGGGCTCCACTACTTCCTCGAGGACGACGAGGAGTTCGTCCGACTGGCCGACGAGAACGGCTGCGAGCTGTGGGACGTCCGCAAGCCGCCCGAGGATCTGACGGTGAGCCAGGGGATCGCCGACGAGGTCGACGCCGAGGTCATCCTCACCGTCGGCACCGACTGCTCGGTCGGGAAGATGACCGTCTCGATGGAACTGGCTCGCGACGCCCGCGAGGCCGGCTACGACGCCGCTGTCATCCCGACCGGCCAGACCGGAATTATGATCGAGGGCTGGGGCAATCCGGTCGACCGGGTCGTCTCCGACTTCACGGCGGGTTCGGTCGAGGAGATGATCCTCGAGAAGGGCGACGAGCACGACTTCCTCTTCGTCGAGGGCCAGGGCAGCATCGTCCACCCGGCGTACTCTGCGGTCACCTGCGGCATCCTCCACGGCTCGATGGCCGACCAGCTGATCCTCTGTCACGAAGCGGACAAGGAGGCGATCCACGGCTACGAGTCGTTCTCCCTGCCGTCGATCTCGAGCTACGTCGATCTCTACGAGGATCTCGCCGAGCCGGTGTCGGACGCCACCGTCACTGCGGGCGCGCTCAACACCGCCCACCTCGAGGACGGCGAGGCTCGACAGGCCGTCGACGACTACGTCGAGACGCTCGGCGCGCCGGCGACCGACGTCATCCGCTTCGGGACAGACGACCTGCTGGAGGCGCTGCTCGAATGA
- a CDS encoding dipeptide epimerase — protein MTLATDFERRTLPLEFPFGISRGTATDAEIVFVTIEDEDGTVGVGGAGPSAHYGETPETVAAVLPDLLAVVEEIGDPHQLERIERRMRETVRRNPAARCAVSIAVHDLVAKRLDEPLYRYWGLDPAETLETSYTIGIDDLETMREKTETALERGHGTLKVKLGTDRDVEIVRTIRSVAPDVRLFVDANEAWTPREAVGKIDRLAEFDLEFVEQPVAAEDPEGLRFVYERSSLPIAADESCITLEDVPRIADRCDIANLKLMKCGGLLEAKRMIHAARAHGLEVMCGCMNESNASIAAACHLAPLLDYADLDGSLLLDEDPYAGVPMPDGEIDLAGLERAGTGAVLE, from the coding sequence ATGACGCTCGCGACCGACTTCGAACGGCGAACGCTCCCGCTCGAGTTCCCGTTCGGCATCTCCCGGGGAACGGCGACCGACGCCGAGATCGTCTTCGTCACGATCGAGGACGAGGACGGGACCGTCGGCGTCGGCGGCGCCGGACCGTCCGCCCACTACGGCGAGACGCCCGAGACGGTCGCGGCGGTCCTTCCCGACCTTCTCGCGGTCGTCGAGGAGATCGGGGACCCCCACCAGCTCGAGCGGATCGAACGCCGCATGCGCGAGACGGTTCGGCGGAACCCGGCCGCTCGTTGCGCCGTCAGCATCGCCGTCCACGACCTCGTCGCGAAGCGTCTCGACGAGCCGCTGTACCGGTACTGGGGGCTGGATCCGGCGGAGACGCTCGAGACCTCCTACACCATCGGCATCGACGATCTCGAGACGATGCGCGAGAAGACCGAAACTGCGCTCGAGCGCGGCCACGGAACGCTGAAGGTCAAACTCGGCACCGATCGCGACGTCGAGATCGTCCGGACGATCCGCTCGGTCGCGCCCGACGTCCGCCTGTTCGTCGACGCGAACGAGGCCTGGACGCCCCGCGAGGCCGTCGGGAAGATCGACCGACTCGCCGAGTTCGACCTCGAGTTCGTCGAGCAGCCCGTCGCCGCCGAAGACCCCGAGGGACTGCGGTTCGTCTACGAGCGCTCGTCGCTGCCGATCGCGGCCGACGAGTCCTGCATCACGCTCGAGGACGTTCCGCGGATCGCCGACCGGTGTGACATCGCGAACCTGAAACTGATGAAGTGCGGCGGGCTGCTGGAGGCGAAGCGGATGATCCACGCGGCTCGCGCCCACGGCCTCGAGGTGATGTGCGGTTGTATGAACGAGTCCAACGCCTCCATCGCGGCGGCCTGTCACCTCGCGCCGCTGCTCGACTACGCCGACCTCGACGGCTCGCTTCTGCTCGACGAGGATCCCTACGCGGGCGTCCCGATGCCGGACGGCGAGATCGATCTCGCGGGCCTCGAGCGGGCCGGCACCGGTGCGGTGCTCGAGTGA
- a CDS encoding cold-shock protein — protein MAKGNVDFFNDTGGYGFISTDDADDDVFFHMEDVGGPDLEEGQEIEFDIEQAPKGPRATNVVRN, from the coding sequence ATGGCGAAAGGTAACGTTGATTTCTTCAACGACACAGGCGGCTACGGTTTCATTTCGACGGACGACGCGGACGATGACGTATTCTTCCACATGGAAGACGTCGGCGGCCCGGACCTCGAAGAGGGACAGGAGATCGAATTCGATATCGAACAGGCCCCCAAGGGTCCCCGCGCGACGAACGTCGTCCGCAACTAA
- a CDS encoding AAA family ATPase, protein MIVVICGPPGAGKTTIATRVDRRLESRDEPTRLLHSDDFSSRTYERLSERVAEGPDDVLWLVDGTFYRRRWQERFRTLDEVRFVLVTATLETCLERNRNRRESIDERGVHVIYREFEPPNPDLGIDTDESSVTEATAQVLAALESWRA, encoded by the coding sequence GTGATCGTCGTTATTTGCGGGCCGCCCGGTGCGGGAAAGACGACCATCGCGACCCGCGTCGACCGTCGACTCGAGAGCCGCGACGAGCCGACGCGACTGCTCCACTCCGACGACTTCTCGAGTCGCACCTACGAGCGACTGTCAGAACGCGTCGCCGAGGGACCCGACGACGTGCTCTGGCTCGTCGACGGCACCTTCTACCGGCGGCGCTGGCAGGAACGGTTTCGCACGCTCGATGAGGTCCGATTCGTCCTCGTGACCGCGACTCTCGAGACCTGTCTCGAGCGGAACCGGAATCGACGGGAATCGATCGACGAGCGGGGCGTCCACGTCATCTACCGGGAGTTCGAGCCGCCGAATCCGGACCTCGGGATCGACACCGACGAGTCGTCGGTTACGGAGGCGACGGCGCAGGTCCTGGCCGCGCTCGAGTCGTGGAGAGCCTGA
- a CDS encoding FxLYD domain-containing protein — MTRPTLSRRRVLGSAGVAIAGAFAGCNDVGGGGEPEYEDGEVGNVDGEARSAEQMAAAEALAEQEVNEGVTPLDVLTIQNHEFVLEDNYLGSTVQGTVENTGEDRIEIVEVRVRVYDETGTQLGQYLDVTGDLAGNTTWNFQVVILEPPADIADYEIAVLGTPS, encoded by the coding sequence ATGACCCGGCCGACACTGAGTCGCCGCCGCGTTCTCGGCTCGGCCGGCGTCGCTATCGCGGGCGCGTTTGCCGGCTGTAACGACGTCGGCGGGGGTGGCGAACCGGAGTACGAGGACGGCGAGGTCGGTAACGTCGACGGCGAGGCGCGGTCGGCCGAACAGATGGCTGCAGCCGAGGCGCTCGCCGAGCAGGAGGTCAACGAGGGCGTCACTCCGCTCGACGTACTCACGATCCAGAACCACGAGTTCGTGCTCGAGGATAACTACCTCGGCTCGACGGTCCAGGGAACCGTAGAGAACACGGGCGAAGACCGGATCGAAATCGTCGAGGTTCGGGTCCGCGTCTACGACGAGACCGGAACCCAACTCGGGCAGTATCTCGACGTCACCGGCGACCTCGCCGGGAACACCACGTGGAATTTCCAGGTCGTCATCCTCGAACCGCCGGCCGACATCGCCGACTACGAGATCGCGGTGCTCGGCACCCCGTCGTGA
- a CDS encoding PspA/IM30 family protein produces MGILSRTSYVIRSKINSVLNRAEDPTETLDYSYEQMRDQLQDVKRGIADLTTQKKRLEMQKKRLEENVEKHNEQARTAVQQDREDLARRALEKKKTKMNQIEDLERQVSELQSQQDQLIEQKDELQNRIEEFRTKKETMKARYEAAEASSTVSEAMTATGDEFEDVGRAIERAEEQTEDMEARASALDELHQTGAFDDVLSDKDQIDRELEELSTDSGVEAELETLKSDVGADSGAESESEPQEAVDESEIEDLEAEVDDDEIDSELEELQEEENA; encoded by the coding sequence ATGGGCATCCTCTCTCGGACCTCCTACGTCATTCGATCGAAGATCAACTCGGTGCTCAACCGGGCCGAGGACCCGACCGAGACGCTGGATTACTCCTACGAGCAGATGCGCGATCAGCTCCAGGACGTCAAACGCGGTATCGCCGACCTCACCACCCAGAAGAAGCGCCTCGAGATGCAGAAAAAGCGCCTCGAGGAGAACGTGGAGAAACACAACGAGCAGGCCCGAACGGCCGTCCAGCAGGACCGTGAGGATCTGGCGCGCCGCGCCCTCGAGAAGAAGAAGACGAAGATGAACCAGATCGAGGACCTCGAGCGTCAGGTCTCGGAGCTCCAGAGCCAGCAGGACCAGCTTATCGAGCAGAAGGACGAACTGCAGAACCGCATCGAGGAGTTCCGCACCAAGAAGGAGACGATGAAGGCCCGCTACGAGGCCGCCGAGGCCAGCTCGACGGTGTCGGAAGCGATGACGGCCACCGGTGACGAGTTCGAGGACGTCGGCCGCGCCATCGAACGCGCCGAGGAGCAGACCGAGGACATGGAGGCTCGCGCGTCCGCGCTCGACGAACTCCACCAGACGGGTGCCTTCGACGACGTACTCTCCGATAAGGATCAGATCGACCGCGAACTCGAGGAGCTCTCGACCGACAGCGGCGTCGAGGCCGAACTCGAGACGCTCAAATCGGACGTCGGCGCCGACTCCGGCGCCGAATCCGAGTCCGAACCTCAGGAGGCGGTCGACGAGTCCGAGATCGAGGACCTCGAGGCCGAAGTCGACGACGACGAGATCGACAGCGAACTCGAGGAACTGCAGGAAGAAGAGAACGCGTAG